The proteins below are encoded in one region of Lactuca sativa cultivar Salinas chromosome 3, Lsat_Salinas_v11, whole genome shotgun sequence:
- the LOC111915417 gene encoding probable E3 ubiquitin-protein ligase HIP1, protein MATSMRSYGLIDADSRCLFMINAQPGEHLHLDQLIRVNLSPIQALKIEEGDEDLWCLLIDHEPAYSTFWMEVTMNRGSIATARFVDGSQEFDDEETMEIAEIVVEYDKYSRYLRKISELPVTIIGKNKADGSKEGEGEICVVCQEEYEAGLTIGTLKCGHVYHEKCIKKWLVQKNLCPICRSTALS, encoded by the coding sequence ATGGCTACATCTATGCGTTCATACGGGTTGATAGACGCAGATTCCCGGTGCTTGTTCATGATCAACGCACAGCCAGGTGAGCATCTGCATCTCGATCAACTAATCCGCGTCAACCTCTCTCCAATTCAGGCACTAAAGATCGAAGAGGGTGATGAAGATTTGTGGTGCTTGTTGATTGACCATGAACCTGCTTATTCAACTTTCTGGATGGAAGTGACAATGAATCGTGGATCCATTGCCACTGCTAGATTCGTGGATGGATCACAAGAGTTCGATGATGAAGAGACTATGGAGATTGCAGAGATTGTAGTTGAGTATGACAAGTACTCGAGGTATCTTAGAAAGATATCTGAACTTCCAGTCACGATTATAGGAAAGAATAAAGCCGATGGATCAAAAGAAGGAGAAGGAGAGATTTGTGTGGTTTGTCAAGAAGAATATGAAGCGGGTCTAACGATAGGAACACTCAAATGCGGACATGTGTATCATGAAAAATGCATCAAGAAATGGTTGGTGCAGAAAAACTTGTGTCCAATCTGCAGGTCCACAGCTCTTTCATGA